A segment of the Sylvia atricapilla isolate bSylAtr1 chromosome 25, bSylAtr1.pri, whole genome shotgun sequence genome:
AGGATGACTTTCTCTGAGGAGCAAGATTTAGAAAGACCTGAAACCTCCTGATCTGAAGATCCAACAATTCAagacagagaggggaaaataaataatgaaatctcTGACAAGCAAGATGTGTCCTTATTCAGAGAACAGGAATACCATTCTTTCCTTCTTTGGGGAATacatgaacagaaaaatgaacCCAGAGACAATAACATAAGAGTGTTGTCAAAGTATTCCAAAAAATAACTGAGACTTGTGCAGATGCCAAGTCTAACTTTGGCTGATTCTCTTTTTTAGGAATGTTGTAGAGCAATTTTCTGAATTCTATTAATATAACAAGCAAACAGACTTTGGATGCTCTGGATCTACATTGTGGGAAGTAAAGGTGATTTCTTGGAGATTTTATAGAGGCCAAGAGGCTGCATGCTTTTGAAATGTGAACTTAGATGTTATTTATAAACTAAAAGATGGTTAAAAGtttagagaagggaaagagggaTGCAAGGCCTATGGAATATGCTAGTAATGGTACAGGATATGTGCAGCCCATGATGAGAGATGATTGCAACACTAAATTCTGTTTAttccagccatggcagggaggatggagaggagaagtCTGTCCATGGCTCTGAGCTGATTCTGTTCTGTAGCACTTGGCCTCCTGCTACAGCAGCTTTGTTTGAATGTACATTGTTGTGTCCTTCTGCAAAATTAGGATGGGAGTGACCTGCTGAACCTTCCACCACTGAAGTGCATTTGTCTTTCCCTGGTGTGGTTTCCCAGACTCCTGGTAACACTGGTGTGTCCTCaagctccctgcagggctgacaGTTTGGGTGGTGAGCTCCAAAACAGGAGGCTGAAATGTTTATTTGATTCcttgctccttccccagctccctcagtgtCTTACATTTATAATGGAAGAGCCTAAACAGAggcacaaatatttttaaagtaataccAAAATCCTGTTTAGGTGCTAAAAGCAGCTGGTTTTGACAAGGTTAACAAAGTTTTTGGGTTTGCTGCTGTTGGCTCAGGGGTCCTGTGTTTCTtatctcttgtttttttcttccaattttcttttcttactctGATAAAATGAACCAACAGCCTTGaagttttccctctttttttggGGACCAGACTATCCCAAAGGCACCACAATTCCCAAGTTGAGAGCAGTGGGCTCAGCTTTCCTCTGTTACTGCTCCAAAACACCCCTCAGCTGGAGCCTGAGCTTCTGTCTGCAGTGTCAGAGTTGTCATAGAGGAGCAGCACCACGTTCTGCTGCTTCTATCAcactgggaaaataaataaaagcaatttcacTTTGACTTCTGCCTTAGAGAGGAAGACAAACAATTTAAGAAAGACAATTTAAACACAAAGAATAAACATGAAATGGAGGATGTACAGTTGAAGCACCATGAAACCATTCCTACGTATTCTGTTTATCTTTTGCTGTTGATTAGAGTGGATCTCCTGTGCCTTCACAGCAGAGATGTGAATGAAAGTAACAGGAATTTAACAACAACAATTAATTAGTTCTTGCAATGTTACCTGTCAGCAGTGGCACACAAGAAGCTGTCTCCAGATGATTTCAATTTCTCACATCTTCTATCATCTGAACAGCTTTAGGTAATATTCCAGCAATCAAAGAGGGTAGGAAAAGCTGAGTAACGACATCACCTGAGTCAGGAAATGTATTCCTAAGCATGCTGTCACAATATGACTGCAGGAATGCAAGTTTAGTGAACTTCTAACAATATGTGTGTCAGATTTCCAGGCATAAGTCAGTATTTTAGTGTTGTGTGGATGTGTGCAGAAAGTACTCAGAGCAATCTGCTGGAGCAGTGAggaacaaaaattaataaaactcGTTTGAAGGGGCTAAAAAGGCAAGGCTGTGCAGGTTGCACAGTCTTCATTCAAAGTGAAGGCAAAGGCAAAAATGCCTTTGAGAGTAGAAATGTTTTGAATGAGAAGCACAGCCTTGAGTGGAATCTGCAAACTGAACGAGTCCAAACAACTCtcacagaagaagaaaggggaaaccagtaggaaggaggaaaaaaaaaaaacaaccccaaacaactCTTAGAAAATGTTACTACAAAGTAGTTGATGAGGAGAAATGAGTAGGAGCTTAAGGTTTTCAGGCCTCAGAGGCTGGTTAAGCACTGGCTGGTGCAGCACATTGGAGTGCTAAGGCCGTGTTCCTGCTTCCAATTTCATGCTGCATTTGCACTTTCCATCTCTCAGTCCTGATGTGCTCATGTCTCCTGCTGGATCACTGAATTAGGAGTAGTCTTTAGCTAAGTATTTCCTAAAGCTTTTGAAACCTAATGTCTAATGGGTCAGGAGAGAGTGTTTGAAGAGAGGGTTGAGTGATACCTTCCTTTTCTGAACTCCCCATTGttcctccttcttctttctgGTTTCATTTCATGATGTTTGAGTCATGTGAGCTGAACCAAATGGTCACTATTGAAGATCTCAGAATTCAAAAGTGGTTTGGAATGGGAgagatcttaaagctcatccacTTCCAACCCcaacactttccactatcccaggttgctccaaccagggatggagcagccacagctgctctgggcctccccaccctcccaagGAAGGACATGAACTCCACATTTGCTGCATGCTCCAATTTTTTTGCTGCCTATGAACAGGCAGAGCACTCCAAGacacctccctgcagcacatTTCTCCAGGGCTGGCTGTAACCTTGCCTTCTGTCCTAGGCAGACCACAGACACATCTCTCAGGAGTGTTCTTTGCTGCAGGACTTTGTCCAAACATTTTCCCACTGGATCAAATCCAGTCTGGGATCGCAACTGTCGTGAGAATGCAACAAATCATTCTGGGAAGTATCTAATTTTGCCCCTATTGGTCAAAGCAATGTTTATGCACAGCCAGAGCCACATGACAGAGGAGAGGGTACTCTTGAACCCTGTTAGCAATGTCTACTAAAAAAATACCAGAGCTCCCGAGTTTTTGTGTGAGTAAATGGCAAAACTACTGTTTCCTAGTTTGAACAACCCCTGATTTGAACATCACTggaaaaaagccaggaaagcaATTGGAGTCAGCccagaaagttttttttttatccttgtGGCTGCTTTATTTAatcaataaacaaacaaacaaaacccctcgataaaccaacaaaaaagccttttcataAATGTACTTTGCATTTGAAAGGGTGTTTTAGAGCTTTACAATGATACTTGAGATGTGGTACCTACACAGAGACTGCCAGGGAAATgtgaaacataaaataaatgccCTAAGTTCATGCGGTTTTGCTCATTTTCAGTCCTGcctcaaataaataattcaataaataaaacattgttCAATTCCTCTGCAGGAACTTCACATTTCCCAGGTGTTTGCAAAggcccagcctggcagagagCTCTCCTCAGCAGTTTTCCAGTGGAGGGGACTGCAGAGCTCTCACATATCCAGGGCAAGTGGCCAAGAAATGGATTATTCCCATGGGTTGCTCTGAATCCTCTGGAGGGGTGGGTTTACCTCCAGCTCTAACTGATGCttgagctgaaaaaaaagagcatttaatATGTACCTGAGGGGAAGACCTGAGGCAGCTGAGTGACAGAGGCTGTGTCAGGGAAgagggaagcagctcctgcctccagctgccaTTTCACTTTAGGGTGTTGACAGGGAAGAtcctttgggaagaaaaaaaacctggttTGAAGGCACAGACTGATGGAGCACCAGCTTGTGCATGGTCACCTGCTTGAGGGGAGTCACAGCATCTCCTGGGTGacaatttgaaaaacaaatgaaggTTTATGGCACAAGGTGCAAAGCAGGTAAGTGAAatatgttgaaaaaaaaagaaattggaaaaatagAATGAGAGCTGCTACTGttgagcatttaaaaataatattaataaccAAGATCctgagcacaaaaaaaaaaaaaaatagtccgtgaaaataaaagagaaataagaatgGGATGAAGAAAATtggcaaaacaaacaaaacagaaactgagCAATGCTGAGAAAGTGACTGTTGTTGAATCACCTTTGATACTCTAACACAAGATCCTGTTACAACTGGTTAACACAAACCCAGCGCTGGTTGATGGATGGGAAGATAAGTGCTGGATACTCTGCCTGAAGAATGATGGGTTGTTATGAACATTAAGAATAAACTATTACAATCAACATCATTATTCAGTGCTGAAGGAGCCAGAGTAGATTCAGTTTgcaaaaatctcatttattaaTTTGATTCTTCCTGTTTGCCTTTGCATGGCTTTGATATTCCTGAGTTGATATTGAAGCATTTCTGCTTATGACAGCTGTATTGGGAGTTATTAATCACCAAATGAATCATCTCTTCACTCACATTAGACACTGTCTAAGCAGTTTGATAAAGCTGAAGGTGATCTGAGTTTAGGCAAGATgagataaataatatttttttcaatttgtctCAAATCCATTGTAGATAAGGTGATCTGTGTCTTAAATTCTCCAAATAAAAGTCTGGCTATTTTTAAGCAAATCAGAAAATTAGGACCTGTAGTGTCTTTAATACATTGGTGAAATAGAAGCAATTTACTATTTCAAACTCAAATTTCGAGGAAGTTTTTGGGTCAGTTATACTTGAGGTGCTGGGGACcccattttgcattttcagaaagaaaagtctCTTGATGTAACTTAATTGGATGGTTCTAAAGTGACaaagagtaggtttagatcagatGTTAGGATGGAGTTCTTCCCTGTCAGGGTGGTGAGggctggaatggaattcccagagcagccgtggctgccccatccctggaagtgtccaaggccaggctggacaggacttggagcaacctgggatagtggaaggtgtctctgcccatggcaggggtgggatgggccTGAAGGTTCCTTgccacccaaaccattccatgattccatgattgtGTGAAAATGGAGGTTtaccagcagtgctgagcttATACAGGGTCTGCTACTCCTGGAATATGTGGCCTTAACTTTCGCAGTCTCactctcctccctgtgctggctgtaGAGATTGCAATCAGAGTAACTGATTCCACTCAGGACACAGCAGAAAGTCTCTCACTTCTCCCAGAAGCTTTATTGCTACTGTTCTCCTGCCTCTGAGCTCTCTCttactgcagcagcacagaggaaacaCAAAAACTCCAACAGAAGGTTGTCCAGAGCAAGTAACCCaaatctggtttttttgtttcggtttttttttttcctgcgtCAGGAATTAGTCACTAATTGTATCAGTCCCTTCAAGGCATAATGAGCTGCATTCTGTGTAGGTCACTGTGCTGATGTGGCCAGGGCAGAGCAAGAAGATGCTGGGAGCTCGACGTGGCTTTTCCACATCAGCTCCTGGCCTGGTGGCTAAAAGGGTTTCTGCAGTTTaatggcagagctgtgtgtggcaATTCTgaccctgcagctggaaaataaTCCTGCAGGAGGATGGTGGGGATGGGTTTAGGGATGGGTTGGGGGATGGGTTTGGGATGATTTGGGGATGATTTGGGGATGGTTTGAGGATGAGTttggggatggatttggggggtggttTGGGGGATGGTTTGGGGATGGGTTTGGGGATGGTTTTGGGATGATTTGGGGATGGTTTGGGGATGGGTTTGGGGATGATTTGGGGATGGTGGTGGTCCCTGGCAGATCTGTCTGGGCTCACAGCTCGCTGCAGTCACACAGCTGAGGAGTTGTTTGCTTCAGCCTGACAATAACTCTGGCCAAGTTTGCTGTCTTTGGCTTCAGGGATCTGCTTTGGGAGCACACACTGAAAGGAAATTTGAAGAACTCTTGACTTCCTAGAACGAGAGGCCTGGGCTTCCATCATTCCCCAGTAAACAGTCCCAGTTTAGAGCAGCACTTTCCCATTAGATactgcttttcctgtgcttttaaTCATCTAAATTTATGGATATGATTCCAAAACCTCTTTTTTGCTCTCCTTGTCTATTCTGATTTATAGTCTTGAGAAGTCAATGGAGGACAAAGGACTTTTCACAAAATTTATCATTCTGGTCACCTTCACTTCTTCATTTTAGCTCATTACAGCTGTTCtgattcagaatatttttaacaaagcCTCCAGTTTCACTGTTTGCTAAACAACATTTGTGGCTAAAAAATTCATATAATTGTTGTCAGTGACgtaaaagctttttaaaaatttgtgcAAAATCTGTCTGCTTGGTTTTTTACTACCttaataggaaaatattttccatgacTTTCTGAAAAGTATTCTGGCCATTGTGTCAGATAACAAAATAAAGACTTGGGATTTACATTTATAGGTTTGATATAGTGGACACTGTCCAGCAAATTGAGCACACTCTCTTGTTATttccctgctgagcagctccttcctaTGTCAAACATGTTCCACCCCACTTAAAATGTCAGCTCACGTTGTCTAAAGGCTTGGAATGCACATGTCTTTGGAAATTTGGGTTCCAGTCCCTGTAAAGAGCCTAGAACCAAAGCAATCCTTTGCAACTGGTGACACAaacacttttcctttcccttttcttcctgtgcatcatcaatccaaaatgaaaacaaacagagcTTGAATGTCATTGCCACAGATCAAACTGGATTTTGGAATGAGTGCTCAGTTCACCTCCTAAATCAGACAAGTCCTGTTCTAATTAGAACCTGTAATAAAAGGCTCGTTATTTATTGCTTAATAGACCTGTCACCAGGGAACTGGGATTGTGCAcactccttccttcctgccacAGCTTAACTTGTTCTCAGACTTGGACTCCGTGCAGTAGAACTGGAATGTAGCCAAACCCAGTGattcaagaggaaaaagggaaacgGAACAAAATCCCCAGAGGACACATCTGAGCAGTAACAACAGCAGATGTGTTTTGCACAGAGGTGCCACGAGCATCTGTGTGTTCACCCGAGGCTGGAGGTGTCACCTGGGCTGAGGCTTTGCAGCCAGGTGAGTCACTCCTGCTCCCATCACAGCTCGGATCACAGCCCTGAGGGCAAGATCTTGCTAAATGCCTGACAGGGCCACTGAGTGTGCTGGATTATGGAAATAGAGGCGATAAAAAAAGAGGCAATCCGTGAGTCAGTGTGCTCAGTACAGGCTTGCCTTTTCCAGGCAGAAGGAGCCTTCACACAGGCACTGGAGCCGAGCACCACTTTGCAGAGAGGggctgctggggtttgtgcAAGAACTGCTGGCAATATTctatttaaaagccatgtgtGCCTAAGCAATGcttcaaaaggaaaaaccatttgcatttaaagcagaaatCCATTTCACTGACTTAGACATTTCACTGACTTAGACATGAGCAGTTTCaggttgtttctcttttttaaaaaaaacttgttttatttttctttggtgtaaagcaaaaaaatgttttcctccaGAACAGTTTGTCAGGAACACAACAGAATAACCTCCTACCCCATCCCAGCTGCTTTAATTGTCACATTGTAATGTCCCCATCATTCAGACAGCAAAGGTGCACAGCAAAACTGGGCAGCTTCATTGTTCCTCTTCATTTCATTGTTCCTCTTCATTTCTCGGAGAGCTTAGGGAAACCCTCCAAAAGCTATGAATTTCTGATTCCCTCGGGAAGTACTTGGTGTTTGAAATCTGGAAGGACAAGAAGGAAAACTCAAAAAGTGGTGTGAGGAAGTGCTGACTAGATTGTTGAAGTAAAGACAATTATTGCAGCACGGTTATCACTGTGAGGATAAAGACTAAATATTTGATCTGGTAATTTGAGGCCAGTGCCTGGGTTCTGCTGTAAAATTGGGCATACAGGAAAGAGCTGATCATCTGATCCTCTTTAACAGcaaccaaaacaaagaacatCCATTTTTCTAACAAGATGTTGGTCCTGTCAGGATTCCCTTGTGCTGTCTAAAACCAATGGATCCTGTCTCCTGGCCAGATTAGAAACTGGATAATTCTGTCTTGTATTTTCTGAGTTTCAGCCCTGTGCCAGGTGTTCTGCTGGAGTCTTTTCCCTATGTATTAAACTCCTGTTCAGTGGTAATTCCATATTTCGTTCTGCTTTGGGCTACATTCAGTGTCCCTTAGGTTTTGCTGATTTGCACTTCCCAAAGCAGCCTGGTTGACCTGGTGATCCTGAAGTGTCAGTGTACAATCCTTGATGGTTTTACTGACCAAGGGATTCAGGATGGAATGTCAGGCCCAATGATTTATACCAGGCTGGAGATGCCACCTCAGGACAATTTGTAGGCACAGAGACACTGacttctccagagcagaggattCCTCAGGTGAACAGGCTgagaaaagtgaaaacacacacagagtgatTCCAAACCCTGCAAGGAAATTCCCCGAGTGGTTGTAATTGCTCTGCTGAGGTGCTGCTTACTAAGGAAGAGCTGGCAAGGGTGTGGCTGCTCTTTAATCGCGTTTGAACAAGGGATTAGAGAGTGGAGCAGCAGTGTCATGTAAGGGGTGAAAGGAAACAGGGAGAAAGCACGACTGTTATGTAAACTCTGTCAGCATCAACATTTCCTGTCTGTATTGCAGCTGAAGTGAAAATAATCACCCAGGCCCGATGAAGTGCAGCCTGCTTGCAGGTGTAGGCGTTGCAATGGGCTTTCTGCCATTCCCTTGGCatcccctcagcagcaggaatgacTCAGTCACCTGTGGCGTTTCAGATGGGCTCTTGCCAATCTCCCACACCCCCCTCCGAAAAGCCCCACCAAACTAATAACACCAATGATGAGAGGATGAGTCCCATGCTGGGTGATGGAAACTAATTATTATCCATCTCTCTAGACATTGATCTGTTTTCCTCCAGGCAAAATTTAACCTTCACTCCTTAGTCAGACTGGCTGAGCAGGAGTGAAATTGTGGGTGTCAGGCTTGTGGCATTTGGCTAAAGGTGAAACCAAATTGATCTGACCTGCTTTTTCAATATAAggatctttcttttctgtcctcaGATTCTAAAGAGAAGAATTTCAGATTCTTGAATTAGTGACTATCCAGGTCTTCCAATAAAACTGCTTCTTAGCAGTCCCCTCTAGTTGGTCTCATTTTAGATGAagatctaaattatttttttcttagccatatttattttagctttattttttcttagccatattttttttcaatcctttTATTTAGAAGTAGGGCtttgaaaggaaatgaagaagcTCCATCTTTAGGGAAGCAGTTGGTTATCATGCTTACATATATAATTAAATCTGGTAGACTTCTTAAAGAGTAGGAAGAAAATTCAGCACATAGTGAGTAGCACTTGTTCCAAAAGCAGTGGAAAAGCTGAGAGCACCAGAGGAACTcctggaaaatgcagagaacTGTGAATGAGCAGTTAATGTTGAACAAACTTGGTCTGTAGAGATCCTTCCTCACAGGTTTTTCAGTTATTGTCAccttacacaaaaaaaaaaaaaaaaaaaaaaaaaaaaaaaaaaaaaaaaaagaaagaaaaaaaaaaaaaaaaaaagcagagcagctccattcTGAGCTCCAGTCTTGACTCATCCTACAGATTCTAATGCAGCTGTTACACGTGAAAGTAACTTACCCGAGTATGGATGGTCCTGTCAGCCCTTGGATCctgcagaaacaaagcagatgaGGCTGCTTTGGGTGCCTTTGGCAGTGTTTCAGCAGTGTGAGTTGAGCTGTGATGTCCCCTGGACCTTCCATCCCTCACCCCTTCTCTTGCAGTGATCACCTGAGATCTCACCCAGAACCCAGCAAGTCCTTGCTGAGCAGTTAAATCCTgcagttgttttcttctttccccaaaGTGACATCAACAAACAGatttccccctctgctctgctctgtggccTCTTGGTGTGATCTGTAATTAGGGACGGCAGCTCCCAAGATTGCTTTAATTATTATGGAATCCCTgagtggtttgggctggaaggagtCTTTAGGATCATTTTCTTCCaacacctgccatgggcagggacaccttcccttatcccaggttgctccaagccccatccagcctggccttggacacttcccagggatccaggggcagccacagcttctctgagcaccctgtgccagggcctgcccaccctcacagggaggaatttcttcccaatatcccacctaaatctttcctccttcagtttaaagccatccCCCCACTATCATCAAGTGTCCTTGTcagaagtccctctccagctttcctggagaATAAAGGCATCACTTCCAGGGCTTTTGAAGGAGTGCCAGGTCTTACACATGTTTGCAATGACTAAAGGCATTCAAAAGACACTTTCAATTGCAATTCTCTTACGTCAATTGTAAAATAGTCTCAGCCTCCATAAACCTGGGAGTCCTgaatgagcagcagctccattcTCCTCTAGTCTCATTGTGTCAGGTCTGGAAAACACTTCTACAGCAATTTGTTACCGTGGCTTTATGGCCACTGGGGAGCACAGGTGGAAGCCTGCTCCAATTCCCTGCTTTCCTCTGCCTCAGAACACTGTGTGTCACTGatgtccctccatccctcctgtgATGGTGACAGGGAggtggctgtccctgctcctgtgttctgctgctgtcagggcACCTGATACCTCTGTGATTGCACTCGAAGCACCCTGAGCCTTCCTTGTGTCCCCCTGCTCCAGAACAATTATTATCTGGAGGATCAGGACAGCCAGGAGCCTGCCCCCTCCTCAGCATTTCAGATAAGTGATGATTCatgaaaatattgcaaatgTTGTTGTTCTGGAGAGAGCCATACTTTCTCACTGGGACATTGCTGCTCCACGCCATAAAAACTTATCAGAGGGAGGTGGAAACTCTGTCTTAGGTTGCAATACAAGATGcaaccaaaagtatgtattctatcaccagctgttaaaaccaggtttTTTAACACAGAGGCAGTgctctttatctcttccagaaCCCATCCTCCCTCCGGGGATATCTACTGTTAATGGGCCACtgaggctcactgcagggctgagacaattccatcatcccatagggagaggctccacccagtgggaggggcccagcattcctacctggatcaatcctggcattcagaacaccagcacagcctgtctgcactggatcCCAAGAGGAAGACCtgacccatctcagcaccactgggccttcagaggaaaactgcacccttctacaggatcatctctgctccaacagaactACCTATGTCACTGCAGGAGAACTGCAGCCATGATTTAATTGGACatcctgaccaacagggtgtcaggttgtattctgactctgtcagagTTCTTTTTGTagtactgcattttttttttcgtttaatattcctagtaaagaactgttattcctattccctatctttgcctgagagcctgttaatttcaaaattataattcGAAGGaagggggtttacattctccatttcaagggaggctcctgccttccttagcagtctttccaaaccaaaacaaactggCAGAGCAGTGATGGTCAGGAGTGGTGTCTGTGCCCTCCACGTCACACAGACTGGCACTATCCCACCAGGAAGCAACTTTTGCCTGCCCTGGGTTCATTCCACTGGCACTGTTTTACCCCAGCACGTTTTCTCTGGAGAtttgctgccctgctgtgctgcttacGTGGAGGAAGCAAAGGTCAGCTCTGCTTTTTGCATTAAAGCAAGAACCGTGCAGGAGGGGAGGCGAGGGTGGCTGTGCCCTCTAGGATTTGGAAGAGACCATGCTGAAAAGCCTTGGTGgtatttgttttgaaacagtTTCTGCAATGGagaacagctgcttttccaaaggaaacaaGGAGAGGATCTGCAGCTTTTGGAGAGTGCAGTGAAACGCCCAGCACAGGCCTGGGGCTCCGCCGGGTATTTCTGGAGGTCGATGTCCCCAACATGCAGAAATCTTGAGCACAGGGTTATTTTGGGTCCTTGCTAAAACACAGCCTcggtgatttttttaatatttatttttggattttattcTGTCTTGCATGAAAAGACTTGCTCCTAAGGCAGGTCCTCATTACCAGAACACTGGCTTGAGAAAATTATCAAATTTGGATTATAAGGCAcatgaacttttaaaatttatataagTATATTGACATTTGGAATCCCATCATTCTAATATAGCTCTGAAGTAATGAGCTGTAAAATACCAttttaacacaaaaatacaCACTTTGAGATTCTACTCTTGTGCAGATAAATGTtccaaaataattcagaatggattatttttgcaataaaaatacttgggcaattttaaaatatgcgCTAAAGGTCTTGCTTAGAAAGTGATGTGGCAGCAATGAAGAACTAGTGTTTCTACCAGGACTTCACTAAGATGATTAATTATATAtatgattaatatttttatggatAATTAGTAACACTGGAAGCAAGTTTTGAAAGTTCTGTTTTGGTCTCTTGGTATTTggacaaagaaaaaatcaaTTGAAAATAAACCTACAATAAACTGGCAGGGAAGTTTTCCTGTGGAAGAGAGCAATACGTGTGAAAACTatgtggaaaatgttttctttctgctgaaagctgcttCAGTAGCCCAGAGTTGTAGGGGTGAATGAGACTAAAACGATCACTCTTCAAAGAGCTCTGCCACTAAATAACTTACAAAACACCAAAGGTTTCCAAAAGAGTTTAATAAATAATGAGGTTCTTTCTGTACTGTATAAACTATAAATATACCATGCAGTCCTTtataacttaaaataatttacaggCTGAGGTAGGGGAGGTCGGAGGGCGCGGGCTCAGGGCCTGGCAGCCTTCCTGCTGAGCACACAGACGCAGGCGGTGTCGATGCGGATGAACCTCCAGGCCGCCTGCTTGCCCTCCATGGTCAGGGCCTTGACGAAGGTGTGGGTGGTGGTGCAGTACGAGTTCCAGTGCTTGGCGTCGATGCCGCGGCACCCGCCCGACACCGGCTTGGGGTCCCTGCACTTGGTCTCGAAAAAGTACTGCTTGAAGACGTTGTTGTTGATGTTGACCTCGCCCAGCACCGTCACCTCCTTGCCCTTGATGTCGGTGGCTGTGGTTTTGTCCCCGACCCACATGCTGACGCTGTCGCACACAGAGAACTCCCCGCGGTGCAGCACGGGGTgtgtgctcctcctgctcctggcagtcCTGTTGAGAGCCCCCGTGCTGCTGAGAAACCCCAAATtccggccctgcccggccacTGGCGGGGGCTGCGTGCTGAACAGCACCCGGGGAGACCGGAAACGCCGCTTCCGAAAAATTTTGGGGTCCACGGTGATGTTTACAGCTTCTCTCCTGCCGAGGCTCCACGTGGCGTGGCCGTGGGACGTGTGTGGAGCCG
Coding sequences within it:
- the NGF gene encoding beta-nerve growth factor, with amino-acid sequence MPMLFYTLAVAVLIGTQAAPKSEDNAPLEHPAEHSLLSTRSDRPHIAQAAPHTSHGHATWSLGRREAVNITVDPKIFRKRRFRSPRVLFSTQPPPVAGQGRNLGFLSSTGALNRTARSRRSTHPVLHRGEFSVCDSVSMWVGDKTTATDIKGKEVTVLGEVNINNNVFKQYFFETKCRDPKPVSGGCRGIDAKHWNSYCTTTHTFVKALTMEGKQAAWRFIRIDTACVCVLSRKAARP